The following proteins come from a genomic window of Pararhodobacter sp.:
- a CDS encoding bile acid:sodium symporter family protein yields MDGLDEVMLNFSPASLMLLNAVLAVVMFAIALDLTPAQFRALLRAPKPLIAGFLAQFVALPAATFLLVLAVQPRASVALGLILVAACPGGNISNFLTHRAGGNTALSVSLTALATVGAIVLTPLNIALWGGLYAPTRAILVQTAIDPVQVAITVVFLLIVPLALGMVVNSRKPALAARIRRPMQTLSMVIFVGFIIAALAANWGYFLDLAGLVAGLVVAHNALALALGFLVATLVGVSARDRRSITIETGIQNSGLGLILIFAFFGGLGGMAVVAAFWGMWHAISGLALALIWGRKPV; encoded by the coding sequence ATGGACGGCCTTGACGAGGTGATGCTGAATTTCAGCCCGGCGTCGCTGATGCTGCTGAACGCCGTTCTGGCGGTGGTGATGTTTGCCATTGCGCTGGACCTGACGCCCGCGCAGTTTCGCGCCTTGCTGCGTGCGCCAAAGCCGCTGATCGCCGGGTTTCTGGCGCAATTCGTGGCGCTGCCGGCGGCGACCTTTCTGCTGGTGCTGGCGGTTCAACCGCGCGCCTCGGTTGCGCTGGGGTTGATTCTGGTGGCGGCGTGTCCGGGGGGGAATATCTCGAATTTCCTGACGCATCGGGCCGGGGGGAACACGGCGTTGTCGGTCAGTCTGACCGCGTTGGCGACGGTGGGGGCGATTGTGCTGACGCCGCTGAACATTGCGCTGTGGGGCGGGCTTTATGCGCCGACGCGGGCGATTCTGGTGCAGACGGCGATCGACCCGGTGCAGGTGGCGATCACGGTGGTGTTCCTGCTGATCGTGCCGCTGGCGCTGGGCATGGTGGTGAACAGCCGCAAACCGGCGCTGGCGGCGCGTATCCGACGGCCGATGCAGACCTTGTCGATGGTGATTTTCGTGGGGTTCATCATCGCCGCCCTGGCGGCGAACTGGGGGTATTTCCTCGATCTGGCGGGGCTGGTCGCGGGGTTGGTGGTGGCACATAATGCGCTGGCCCTGGCGTTGGGATTCCTGGTCGCCACGTTGGTCGGGGTTTCGGCGCGCGACCGCCGGTCCATCACCATCGAGACGGGGATCCAGAATTCGGGGCTGGGGCTGATCTTGATCTTTGCCTTTTTCGGCGGCCTCGGCGGCATGGCGGTGGTGGCCGCGTTCTGGGGCATGTGGCACGCGATCTCGGGCCTCGCGCTGGCGTTGATCTGGGGTCGTAAACCCGTATGA
- the plsY gene encoding glycerol-3-phosphate 1-O-acyltransferase PlsY, with amino-acid sequence MSIFPPIDTAPALLAAIGIAAYLLGSIPFGVLITRAMGLGDVRKIGSGNIGATNVLRTGNKGAAAATLLLDAGKGAVAVLIARAIAGEDAAQLAGFASFLGHIYPVWLRFKGGKGVATFLGNMLALAWPIGLACCSVWVIMVLLTRISSASALVASLSAALWCYLYGPSTMIGLALALALLVWVRHAANIGRLLTGKEPQIGV; translated from the coding sequence ATGAGCATCTTTCCCCCCATCGACACCGCCCCTGCCCTGTTGGCCGCGATCGGCATCGCCGCCTATCTGCTGGGCTCGATCCCGTTTGGCGTGCTGATCACCCGCGCCATGGGTCTGGGCGACGTGCGCAAGATCGGCTCGGGCAATATCGGCGCAACCAACGTCTTGCGCACCGGCAACAAGGGGGCCGCCGCCGCAACCTTGTTGCTGGACGCGGGCAAAGGAGCCGTCGCCGTGCTGATCGCCCGCGCCATCGCCGGCGAGGACGCCGCGCAACTCGCCGGTTTCGCCTCGTTTCTGGGGCATATCTACCCGGTCTGGCTGCGGTTCAAAGGCGGCAAAGGGGTCGCCACCTTCCTTGGCAACATGCTGGCACTGGCCTGGCCCATCGGCCTCGCCTGTTGCTCGGTCTGGGTGATCATGGTGCTGCTGACGCGCATTTCCTCGGCCTCGGCCTTGGTGGCGTCGCTGTCGGCGGCGCTTTGGTGCTATCTCTATGGCCCCAGCACGATGATCGGCCTGGCGCTGGCGCTGGCGCTGCTGGTCTGGGTGCGCCACGCCGCCAATATCGGTCGCTTGCTGACCGGCAAAGAGCCGCAAATCGGCGTTTAA
- a CDS encoding flavin-containing monooxygenase, with amino-acid sequence MTELPYAVIGAGPMGLACAKVLAEQGIVFEGFEIHTDVGGLWDIEGPRSTMYETAHLISSKTKTEFAEFPMAGEVADYPSHRVMRGYFRDFADHFDLRRHFRFGAEVVRCEPLAAGWRVTWRAGGVEQEGRYAGVLIANGTLSEPNMPHFPGAFSGEMIHSAQYRHPDQLRGKRVLVVGGGNSACDIVVDAVHHAVCAELSMRRGYHFVPKYIFGKPADTVGGAIRLPMWLKRRVDSTILGWFVGDPQRMGFPAPDHALYASHPVVNSMAIFHAGHGDLRVRPDIARFDGDSAMFKDGTRAAYDLVIAATGYVLHYPFVDRALLNWQGAAPHLFLNCMHPARDDLFVMGMIEATGLGWQGRHEQAELVARYIKGLRHGHPAAAAIKAEKARGFSRITGGMDYVDLPRMAYYVERSAYRRAVTQRLKALGG; translated from the coding sequence ATGACTGAGTTGCCCTATGCGGTGATTGGAGCGGGGCCGATGGGATTGGCCTGTGCCAAGGTGTTGGCGGAGCAGGGGATCGTCTTTGAGGGGTTCGAGATCCATACGGATGTCGGCGGGTTGTGGGATATCGAGGGGCCGCGCTCGACGATGTATGAGACGGCGCATTTGATATCGTCGAAGACCAAGACCGAGTTTGCCGAGTTCCCGATGGCGGGGGAGGTGGCGGATTATCCGTCGCATCGGGTCATGCGGGGGTATTTCCGCGATTTTGCCGATCATTTCGATCTGCGGCGGCATTTTCGCTTTGGCGCGGAGGTGGTGCGGTGTGAGCCTTTGGCCGCGGGTTGGCGGGTGACGTGGCGCGCGGGCGGTGTGGAGCAGGAGGGGCGTTATGCGGGGGTTCTCATTGCCAATGGCACCTTGTCCGAACCGAATATGCCGCATTTTCCGGGCGCGTTCAGCGGCGAGATGATCCATTCGGCGCAGTATCGGCACCCCGATCAGCTGCGCGGCAAGCGGGTGCTGGTGGTGGGTGGCGGCAATTCAGCCTGTGATATCGTGGTGGACGCGGTACATCATGCGGTGTGTGCCGAGTTGTCGATGCGGCGCGGCTATCATTTTGTGCCAAAGTACATTTTTGGCAAACCGGCCGATACGGTGGGCGGGGCGATCCGGTTGCCGATGTGGCTCAAGCGGCGGGTGGACAGCACGATTCTGGGCTGGTTTGTCGGCGACCCGCAGCGGATGGGGTTTCCGGCACCGGATCACGCGCTTTATGCCTCGCATCCGGTCGTCAATTCGATGGCGATCTTTCATGCGGGGCATGGCGATCTTCGGGTGCGTCCGGATATCGCGCGGTTTGACGGGGACAGCGCGATGTTCAAGGATGGCACGCGCGCGGCCTATGATCTGGTGATCGCGGCCACTGGCTATGTGCTGCATTATCCGTTTGTCGACCGGGCATTGCTGAATTGGCAAGGCGCCGCGCCGCATCTGTTCCTGAACTGCATGCACCCGGCGCGCGATGATCTGTTTGTGATGGGCATGATCGAGGCGACGGGGCTGGGGTGGCAGGGTCGCCATGAGCAGGCCGAGTTGGTGGCGCGCTACATCAAGGGGCTGCGCCACGGGCATCCGGCGGCGGCGGCGATCAAGGCCGAGAAGGCGCGCGGCTTTTCGCGCATCACCGGCGGCATGGACTATGTCGATCTGCCGCGCATGGCTTATTATGTCGAGCGCAGCGCCTATCGCCGGGCGGTGACGCAGCGCCTCAAAGCCTTGGGAGGGTGA
- a CDS encoding SDR family NAD(P)-dependent oxidoreductase: MKTAVITGGAGGLGRALTVHLQARGWFCALLDLPHALGALNAGPAQSLHACDVTDPAAVARVCADIRAARPSIDLAIYNAGVTLIAPFARVEAAAHRRVFEINYWGAVNLAAALLPDIRAAGGTHLAITSVAGFAPLKHRTAYAASKHALSGFFGSLRGEEAAFGVRTVLAAPSFVATNPGARFDAQGLGPPGAAGDGVDEMTPETAAKTILAGLDKGRDFIPVGRVAGLAWWVNRLAPKLYERQMLKSIAGESA; the protein is encoded by the coding sequence ATGAAAACGGCGGTGATCACGGGCGGGGCGGGCGGATTGGGGCGGGCGTTGACCGTACACTTGCAGGCGCGCGGCTGGTTTTGTGCGCTGCTGGACCTGCCGCATGCGCTTGGCGCGTTGAATGCGGGGCCTGCGCAAAGCCTTCATGCCTGCGACGTGACCGACCCGGCGGCGGTGGCGCGGGTCTGTGCCGACATCCGCGCCGCGCGCCCGTCGATTGATCTGGCGATCTATAACGCGGGCGTCACGCTGATTGCACCGTTTGCGCGGGTCGAGGCGGCGGCCCATCGCCGGGTGTTCGAGATCAACTATTGGGGCGCGGTCAACCTTGCTGCGGCGCTGCTGCCCGATATTCGCGCCGCAGGGGGCACGCATCTGGCGATCACCTCGGTCGCGGGGTTCGCGCCGTTGAAGCACCGCACGGCCTATGCCGCCTCGAAACACGCGCTGAGTGGATTCTTTGGCTCGCTGCGCGGCGAGGAGGCGGCGTTCGGAGTGCGCACCGTGCTGGCCGCGCCGTCATTCGTGGCGACGAATCCGGGTGCTCGGTTTGATGCGCAGGGCCTCGGGCCACCGGGGGCGGCGGGTGACGGGGTGGATGAAATGACGCCCGAGACGGCGGCGAAAACCATTCTGGCGGGGCTCGACAAGGGCCGCGATTTCATCCCGGTCGGGCGGGTGGCGGGGCTGGCGTGGTGGGTTAACCGTTTGGCGCCAAAGCTTTATGAACGCCAAATGTTGAAGTCGATTGCGGGCGAATCGGCTTGA
- the hflK gene encoding FtsH protease activity modulator HflK, which translates to MSGNSGGPWGGGGGNRGGSGGDNRPTGGGGGPERPQIPEIDELVRKGQQQLKVLMGGRGGQGGSGGGGGNGPGISGRGILFGIAALAALWAYASFYTVKPEERSVELLFGQEYRVGNPGLNFAPWPVVSAEIVQVTTERVTEVGTGRAGLDTGLMLTRDEAIVDIEFQVVWNITDPNNYLFNLADPANTVRAVAESAMRDIIARSELSPILNRDRATIAAELRTAVQSTLDSYQSGINVIRVNFDKADPPAEVIDSFREVQAARQERDRLERQADAYANRVLAGARGEAAQVQEQAEAYRAEVINLAEGEASRFVAVWDEYRNAPEVTRQRMYIETMERVLGSMELTILDNVTGAGGSGVVPYLPLDSLRSQSRTDQGSN; encoded by the coding sequence ATGTCAGGTAATTCAGGAGGCCCTTGGGGCGGCGGCGGTGGAAACCGTGGCGGCTCTGGTGGTGACAACCGTCCAACAGGCGGCGGCGGCGGACCCGAGCGTCCGCAGATACCCGAAATCGACGAACTCGTCCGCAAGGGTCAGCAACAGCTGAAGGTCTTGATGGGCGGGCGCGGTGGTCAGGGTGGCTCTGGCGGTGGCGGTGGCAATGGCCCCGGCATCAGCGGGCGCGGCATCCTGTTCGGCATCGCGGCACTGGCGGCTCTGTGGGCCTATGCGTCGTTCTACACGGTCAAGCCCGAGGAACGCTCGGTCGAACTGTTGTTCGGTCAGGAATACCGCGTCGGCAATCCGGGTCTGAACTTTGCACCCTGGCCGGTTGTCTCGGCCGAAATCGTGCAGGTCACCACCGAGCGCGTGACCGAGGTTGGCACCGGACGCGCGGGCCTTGATACCGGTCTGATGCTGACCCGCGACGAAGCGATCGTGGATATCGAATTCCAGGTCGTCTGGAACATCACCGACCCGAACAACTATCTGTTCAACCTTGCCGACCCGGCCAATACGGTCCGCGCCGTGGCCGAATCCGCGATGCGCGACATTATCGCCCGCTCGGAACTGTCGCCGATTCTGAACCGGGATCGTGCGACGATTGCCGCCGAATTGCGCACGGCGGTGCAAAGCACGCTGGACAGCTATCAGTCGGGCATCAACGTTATTCGTGTCAACTTCGACAAGGCCGACCCACCCGCCGAGGTGATCGACAGCTTCCGCGAAGTGCAGGCCGCCCGTCAGGAACGCGACCGGCTTGAGCGTCAGGCCGATGCCTATGCCAACCGCGTTCTGGCTGGCGCACGGGGTGAAGCCGCCCAGGTCCAGGAACAGGCCGAGGCCTACCGCGCCGAGGTGATCAACCTCGCCGAAGGTGAGGCCAGCCGCTTTGTGGCGGTCTGGGATGAGTACCGCAACGCGCCCGAAGTGACGCGCCAGCGGATGTATATCGAAACCATGGAGCGTGTCTTGGGCAGCATGGAGCTGACGATCCTCGACAATGTCACCGGCGCGGGTGGATCGGGCGTCGTGCCTTATCTGCCGCTGGATAGCCTGCGCTCGCAGTCTCGCACCGACCAAGGGAGCAACTGA
- a CDS encoding SDR family oxidoreductase — MTRILITGARGNVGRALLAGLSGHEVLATDLRPIENFAFARMDVTGGDPMRVIGVFKPEVVVHLASIVTPGKGSTRDQEWCVDVQGSRNVLEACVAHGVRRLVVTSSGAAYGYHADNPVPLREGDRLRGNVEFPYADHKRQVEEMLAAARRDHPALEQVVLRIGTVLGVGVENQITALFRKRRLLAVAGSDSPFVFIWTQDLARILLRAATDGPAGVFNVAGDGVMTLRDLARAMGKPVVTLPPGVLRAALALARPLGLSRYGPEQVGFLQYRPVLDNTALKAVFGYTPELSSAQVFDLWRLWAKP; from the coding sequence ATGACGCGCATCCTGATCACCGGCGCGCGGGGCAATGTGGGGCGCGCCTTGTTGGCGGGCCTGTCAGGACACGAGGTTCTGGCCACCGACCTGCGCCCCATCGAGAATTTCGCGTTTGCGCGCATGGATGTGACCGGCGGCGATCCGATGCGGGTGATCGGGGTGTTCAAGCCCGAGGTCGTGGTGCATCTGGCGTCGATTGTCACGCCGGGCAAGGGATCAACCCGTGATCAGGAGTGGTGCGTGGATGTGCAGGGCAGCCGCAACGTGCTGGAGGCCTGTGTGGCGCATGGGGTGCGGCGGCTGGTGGTGACGTCCTCGGGCGCGGCCTATGGCTATCACGCGGATAACCCCGTGCCGCTGCGTGAGGGGGATCGGCTGCGCGGCAATGTGGAATTTCCCTATGCCGATCACAAGCGGCAGGTCGAGGAGATGTTGGCGGCTGCGCGGCGGGATCACCCGGCGCTGGAGCAAGTGGTGCTGCGGATCGGCACGGTTCTGGGCGTGGGGGTCGAGAACCAGATCACCGCCCTGTTTCGCAAACGGCGCTTGCTGGCGGTGGCGGGGTCCGACAGCCCGTTCGTGTTCATCTGGACGCAAGATCTGGCGCGTATCCTGCTGCGGGCGGCGACGGATGGCCCGGCGGGGGTGTTCAATGTCGCGGGCGATGGCGTGATGACGCTGCGCGATCTGGCGCGGGCGATGGGCAAGCCGGTGGTGACGCTGCCGCCGGGGGTCTTGCGCGCGGCGCTGGCGCTGGCGCGGCCTTTGGGCCTGAGCCGCTATGGGCCTGAACAGGTCGGGTTCTTGCAGTATCGCCCGGTGCTGGACAACACCGCGCTGAAGGCGGTGTTCGGCTATACGCCAGAGCTGTCCTCGGCGCAGGTGTTCGATCTGTGGCGGCTGTGGGCCAAGCCATGA
- a CDS encoding protease modulator HflC, whose amino-acid sequence MKRLTLLIPVVVIAAALALSSVFIVDERENVLVLQFGQVKQVREEPGLYFRIPFIQEVVRYDARILGLQTQPLEVTPADDRRLVVDAFARWRIEDVQRFRQAVGVEGIRAAQVRIESILNAAIRQVLGSVPSGAVLSEGRTGLMNQTRDVARREARALGVDVIDVRLTRTDLPEQNLAATFARMRSEREREAADEIARGNEAAQRVRALADRTVVELVSSATRDSEIIRGEADAERNRVYAEAFGRDPEFFAFSRSMTSYERALRGNTSMVLSPDSDYFRFLRTIDPTGAGASAEQEDQAAGRAQQAVAATPTAPAETAPADNN is encoded by the coding sequence ATGAAACGCTTGACGCTTTTGATTCCCGTCGTCGTGATCGCCGCCGCCTTGGCGCTGTCCTCGGTGTTCATCGTCGATGAACGCGAGAACGTGCTGGTGCTGCAATTCGGTCAGGTCAAACAGGTGCGCGAGGAACCCGGCCTCTATTTCCGGATTCCCTTCATCCAGGAAGTGGTGCGCTATGACGCCCGCATCCTTGGCCTGCAAACCCAACCGCTCGAGGTCACGCCCGCCGATGACCGCCGCCTTGTGGTGGACGCTTTTGCCCGCTGGCGCATCGAAGATGTACAGCGCTTCCGGCAAGCGGTCGGTGTCGAGGGGATTCGCGCCGCTCAGGTCCGCATCGAGAGCATCCTGAACGCCGCGATTCGTCAGGTGCTGGGCTCTGTGCCGTCGGGGGCTGTGCTCTCCGAGGGCCGTACCGGCCTGATGAACCAGACCCGTGACGTCGCCCGCCGCGAGGCCCGTGCCTTGGGTGTCGATGTGATCGACGTGCGTCTGACCCGCACCGACCTGCCCGAGCAGAACCTCGCCGCGACTTTTGCGCGGATGCGCTCCGAGCGCGAACGCGAAGCCGCCGACGAGATCGCCCGCGGTAACGAGGCCGCGCAGCGGGTTCGCGCGCTGGCGGATCGGACCGTGGTCGAGTTGGTGTCCTCGGCGACCCGCGACAGCGAGATCATTCGCGGTGAAGCCGACGCAGAACGCAACCGCGTCTATGCCGAAGCCTTTGGCCGCGACCCTGAGTTCTTTGCCTTCTCGCGCTCGATGACCTCCTATGAGCGCGCGTTGCGGGGCAACACCTCGATGGTTCTGAGCCCGGACAGCGACTACTTCCGCTTCCTGCGCACCATTGACCCAACCGGGGCCGGGGCCAGCGCCGAGCAAGAGGATCAGGCCGCCGGGCGCGCGCAACAAGCCGTCGCTGCGACGCCAACCGCGCCCGCAGAAACCGCCCCTGCGGACAACAACTAA
- the pyrC gene encoding dihydroorotase, which produces MTLFFTNARLIDPESGTDSPGTLSVVDGVISAVNPASPPQNATVIDCRGKCLAPGLVDWGVHVGEPGARHKESFRTAGAAAAAGGVTTFITRADTNPAVDTPETLDFLRRRASTEAVVNIHHMAALTRNRAGREMAEIGFLLDAGAVAFSDGDLVTRDAKILGRCMTYARSLGALIVGHPQEPGLSAGAAVTTGKFASLRGLPGVSPMAERMGFDRDMALVEMTGARYHADQITCARTLPALARAKRNGLDVTAGVSIHHLTLNEFDVGDYRTFFKVTPPLRAEDDRIAVIQAVAEGLIDVIGSMHTPQDEESKRLPFEEAAPGAVGLETLLPAAMRLFHAGHLTLPQLWRAMALNPAKRLGLPCGRLSAQAPADLVLFDPDAPFVLDRFGLRSKSKNTPFDGTRMEGKVLATYVAGQPVYQREAA; this is translated from the coding sequence ATGACCCTTTTCTTCACCAACGCACGGCTTATCGACCCCGAATCCGGGACAGACAGCCCCGGTACGCTCAGTGTCGTGGACGGCGTAATCTCGGCGGTCAATCCGGCCAGCCCCCCGCAAAATGCCACCGTAATCGACTGTCGTGGCAAATGTCTGGCCCCCGGTCTGGTCGATTGGGGCGTGCATGTCGGCGAGCCCGGCGCGCGCCACAAGGAAAGTTTTCGCACGGCGGGTGCGGCGGCGGCGGCGGGCGGGGTGACCACCTTCATCACCCGCGCCGATACCAACCCGGCCGTCGATACCCCCGAAACGCTCGATTTCCTGCGCCGCCGCGCCAGCACCGAGGCCGTGGTCAACATCCATCACATGGCCGCCCTGACCCGCAACCGCGCGGGCCGCGAAATGGCCGAGATCGGCTTTTTGCTGGATGCCGGCGCGGTGGCCTTTTCAGACGGCGACCTTGTGACCCGCGACGCCAAGATTCTGGGCCGTTGCATGACCTACGCCCGCAGCCTCGGCGCGCTGATCGTCGGCCATCCGCAGGAACCGGGCCTGAGTGCGGGCGCGGCGGTCACCACCGGCAAATTCGCCAGCCTGCGCGGCCTGCCCGGCGTCTCGCCGATGGCCGAGCGCATGGGTTTTGACCGCGACATGGCGCTGGTCGAGATGACCGGCGCGCGCTATCACGCCGACCAGATCACCTGCGCGCGCACCCTGCCCGCGCTGGCCCGCGCCAAGCGCAACGGCCTCGATGTGACGGCGGGTGTGTCGATCCACCACCTGACGCTGAACGAATTCGACGTCGGCGATTACCGAACCTTCTTCAAAGTTACGCCGCCCCTGCGCGCCGAGGATGACCGCATCGCCGTCATTCAGGCCGTCGCCGAGGGGTTGATCGACGTGATCGGCTCGATGCACACGCCGCAGGACGAGGAATCCAAACGCCTGCCTTTTGAAGAGGCCGCGCCCGGTGCCGTGGGTCTGGAAACCCTGCTGCCCGCCGCCATGCGTCTGTTCCACGCCGGGCACCTGACCCTGCCGCAACTGTGGCGCGCGATGGCGCTGAACCCGGCGAAACGGCTGGGCCTGCCTTGTGGACGGCTCAGCGCGCAGGCCCCCGCCGATCTGGTGCTGTTCGATCCCGACGCGCCCTTCGTGCTGGACCGGTTCGGGCTGCGCTCCAAATCCAAGAACACCCCCTTTGACGGCACGCGCATGGAGGGTAAGGTTCTGGCAACCTATGTCGCCGGGCAGCCGGTTTATCAACGCGAGGCCGCATGA